In Nocardia sp. NBC_00403, one DNA window encodes the following:
- a CDS encoding rhodanese-like domain-containing protein: protein MTSPEVPSVPVEAVPGEFDNPADTTAADAARAILLDVREDDEWQLGHAPGATHIPMVDVPARIDELDYDADLYVICRQGGRSIEVVKYLTHVGFDAVDVKGGMVAWQQSGRPLVAVGDHPAKIY from the coding sequence GTGACAAGCCCTGAGGTCCCGTCGGTGCCGGTGGAAGCCGTGCCCGGCGAATTCGACAATCCCGCTGACACCACCGCGGCCGACGCCGCGCGGGCGATTCTGCTCGACGTGCGCGAGGATGACGAATGGCAGCTCGGGCACGCACCGGGCGCGACCCACATTCCCATGGTCGACGTGCCCGCTCGAATCGACGAGCTGGATTACGACGCCGACCTCTATGTCATCTGCAGGCAGGGCGGTCGGTCGATCGAGGTGGTCAAGTACCTCACCCACGTCGGTTTCGATGCGGTGGACGTCAAGGGTGGCATGGTGGCATGGCAGCAGTCGGGCCGTCCGCTGGTCGCTGTCGGCGACCACCCGGCGAAGATCTACTGA
- a CDS encoding DUF4328 domain-containing protein: protein MSTVVQPCARCGARWAVQTTPMHWCPRCRGVLLSPAPIDAPAERRNYRWVARRPDQRVRRASTSGRAGQSVETPRYAEMPRWGLSDPKASPAAAPKRRLAPFSDRVVALLLATAVVFAVACLAELGRYGILLRNRTHLVNPLLLTLSDYLLLLSAVLGSVLALATALALLGWLIETRRVAYERSGRRDPRSVRTLALGCLIPVVNLLWPGVFLTEAVTVSAPNRPADPRVLLAVRIWWCAWVFGGFVAVAALLWRTADSLQVKADGVMFTAFTDAIAVGVALLTLWLMRMIEGRDLFGHTRIARRWVIAVDPQVPVIEPVQPGGTAEAAPPDSANSAPRGAADTVSSEDQDNASSAVHREHEEVMAK from the coding sequence GTGAGTACGGTGGTGCAACCTTGCGCGCGCTGTGGCGCGCGCTGGGCCGTGCAGACGACCCCGATGCACTGGTGCCCGCGCTGCCGAGGCGTGTTGCTGTCACCTGCTCCGATCGACGCCCCCGCCGAGCGTCGCAACTACCGCTGGGTCGCGCGCCGGCCCGACCAGCGCGTTCGCCGGGCTTCGACCTCGGGACGAGCCGGGCAGTCGGTCGAAACACCGCGCTATGCCGAGATGCCTCGGTGGGGTCTGTCGGACCCGAAAGCCTCGCCCGCCGCCGCCCCGAAGCGTCGACTCGCTCCCTTCTCGGACCGCGTCGTTGCGCTGCTGCTTGCCACAGCGGTCGTGTTCGCCGTCGCGTGCCTCGCTGAACTCGGGCGATATGGGATTCTGCTGCGCAACCGCACCCACCTGGTGAATCCGTTACTGCTCACCCTTTCCGACTACCTGCTGTTGCTTTCCGCTGTGCTCGGCTCGGTACTGGCGCTGGCTACCGCGTTGGCGCTGCTCGGCTGGCTGATCGAGACGCGCCGGGTCGCCTACGAGCGGTCCGGGCGGCGGGACCCTCGATCGGTCCGGACGCTCGCCCTCGGCTGCCTGATTCCGGTGGTCAACCTGTTGTGGCCCGGTGTCTTTCTGACCGAGGCCGTGACGGTCTCCGCGCCGAACCGGCCGGCCGATCCTCGGGTCTTGCTGGCCGTCCGGATCTGGTGGTGCGCCTGGGTGTTCGGCGGCTTTGTCGCGGTCGCCGCGCTGCTGTGGCGGACTGCGGACTCTTTGCAGGTCAAGGCGGACGGGGTGATGTTCACCGCGTTCACCGATGCCATTGCCGTTGGGGTCGCATTGCTGACGCTGTGGCTGATGCGGATGATCGAGGGCCGGGATCTGTTCGGCCACACCAGGATCGCGCGCCGCTGGGTGATCGCGGTCGATCCGCAGGTGCCGGTCATCGAGCCGGTACAGCCGGGCGGCACAGCCGAGGCAGCACCGCCCGACTCCGCGAATTCAGCGCCGCGTGGTGCTGCGGATACCGTCAGCAGCGAGGATCAGGACAACGCCAGCAGCGCTGTGCACCGTGAGCACGAGGAGGTTATGGCCAAGTGA
- a CDS encoding glycerophosphodiester phosphodiesterase, with translation MSQGSRAPFVVAHRGASAARPEHTLAAYELALQEGADGVECDVRLTRDGHLVCVHDRTVDRTSSGTGPVSEMTLDELGKLDFGADGAPSAVLTLSELIELVLDWRSRPTKLFIETKHPVRYGALVENKLLAELQRFGIATPASADHSRAVVMSFAATAVWRIRRSAPLLPTVLLGESSRYLGGGAATTVGATAVGPSVKTLREHPDLVDKAAAAGRATYCWTVDDPDDVRLCADLGVSWVATNHPGRTKALLSA, from the coding sequence GTGAGCCAGGGCAGTCGCGCACCGTTCGTCGTCGCGCACCGGGGAGCCTCGGCGGCGCGACCCGAGCACACACTCGCCGCCTACGAGCTTGCGCTGCAAGAGGGCGCCGACGGTGTGGAATGTGATGTCCGGCTGACCAGGGACGGACACCTGGTCTGCGTGCACGATCGCACCGTCGATCGAACCTCCTCGGGCACCGGGCCGGTGAGCGAGATGACCCTCGACGAACTCGGGAAGCTCGACTTCGGCGCCGACGGCGCACCATCGGCCGTGCTCACGCTCAGCGAACTGATCGAGCTCGTGCTCGACTGGCGCAGCAGGCCCACCAAGTTGTTCATCGAAACCAAGCATCCCGTCCGCTACGGCGCACTGGTGGAGAACAAGCTGCTCGCCGAACTCCAGCGCTTCGGAATAGCGACACCGGCTTCTGCCGACCACTCCCGCGCGGTGGTCATGTCCTTCGCGGCCACCGCGGTATGGCGGATCCGCCGTTCCGCGCCACTTCTGCCGACGGTGTTGCTCGGCGAATCATCGCGCTACCTGGGCGGCGGCGCCGCGACCACCGTCGGCGCCACCGCGGTCGGCCCGTCGGTGAAAACCCTGCGCGAGCACCCCGACCTGGTCGACAAGGCCGCCGCCGCCGGCCGCGCCACCTACTGCTGGACCGTCGACGACCCCGACGACGTCCGCCTCTGCGCCGACCTCGGCGTCAGCTGGGTCGCGACCAACCACCCGGGCCGCACCAAAGCCCTGCTATCGGCTTGA
- a CDS encoding DUF5926 family protein: MGKSKRNSPKPGGNRAQRLAERRAVLEQSGQGVARPFEGLAAECDLVALREFVPSATATLKLSPDVAAERSVVLATVLPGAVAALVRAGDQPTGYVGAQVQFQGADPAADLAAAILWTQSAEPGESLSAAQSVAGGPRLADVIDPGADLELTVHQDFDWWVPEGVQPDPQVAATIEQAKQAIMPSARLDLGADSIGAAWWVDAGEKAHVRWVRPEDEDALMLALARLHAAGGLHLGEGSRFAGSFRTHGLLVPVFDLDPELHATEWTKPAIEFGARLSEALAKDAPLSADERRSRDGLRSRQITLR; encoded by the coding sequence GTGGGTAAGAGCAAGCGCAATAGTCCGAAGCCCGGGGGCAACCGGGCGCAGCGTCTCGCCGAGCGGCGGGCGGTGCTGGAGCAGTCGGGGCAGGGTGTCGCGCGCCCGTTCGAGGGGTTGGCCGCGGAGTGCGATCTTGTCGCGCTACGTGAGTTCGTACCGTCGGCGACCGCGACGCTGAAGCTGTCGCCCGATGTCGCGGCGGAGCGGTCGGTGGTGCTGGCCACGGTGCTGCCCGGTGCGGTCGCCGCGTTGGTGCGTGCGGGGGATCAGCCGACCGGCTACGTCGGCGCGCAGGTCCAGTTCCAGGGTGCGGATCCGGCTGCCGATCTTGCGGCCGCCATTCTGTGGACGCAGTCGGCGGAGCCGGGCGAATCGCTTTCTGCTGCGCAGAGCGTGGCCGGCGGGCCGCGGTTGGCCGATGTGATCGATCCCGGCGCGGATCTCGAGCTCACCGTGCATCAGGACTTCGACTGGTGGGTGCCCGAAGGCGTGCAGCCCGATCCGCAGGTTGCCGCGACCATCGAGCAGGCCAAGCAGGCGATCATGCCGTCGGCGCGGTTGGATCTCGGCGCCGATTCGATCGGCGCCGCATGGTGGGTCGACGCGGGCGAGAAGGCGCACGTGCGCTGGGTTCGGCCGGAAGACGAAGATGCGCTGATGCTCGCGCTGGCCAGGCTGCATGCCGCGGGCGGGCTGCACCTGGGCGAGGGCTCGCGCTTCGCGGGGTCGTTCCGTACGCACGGACTGCTGGTGCCGGTGTTCGACCTCGATCCCGAGCTGCACGCTACCGAATGGACCAAGCCTGCCATCGAGTTCGGTGCGCGGTTGTCGGAGGCGCTGGCGAAGGATGCGCCGCTTTCGGCCGATGAACGTCGCTCGCGGGATGGTCTGCGGTCGCGTCAGATCACCTTGCGGTAA
- a CDS encoding ferritin, whose translation MSSHPESPRSKFHSLLHDQIRHEFNAEHQYIAIAVWFDNADLPQLAKRFYAQAVEERNHAMMIVRYFLDRDISIELSGIDSAKSHFENVREPIALALAQEKAVTDQIIQLASTAREEGDYLGEQFMQWFLKEQVEEVANMTTLLTIADRAGANLFDLEDFIAREMSGPSDTSGAPSAAGGTV comes from the coding sequence ATGTCCAGCCATCCGGAGTCCCCGCGCAGCAAATTTCACAGCCTGCTTCACGACCAGATTCGGCATGAATTCAACGCCGAGCATCAATACATCGCTATCGCGGTGTGGTTCGACAATGCAGATCTGCCGCAGCTGGCCAAGCGTTTCTATGCGCAGGCAGTCGAAGAGCGCAATCACGCAATGATGATCGTGCGGTACTTCCTCGATCGGGATATCAGTATCGAACTGTCGGGTATCGACAGCGCGAAATCCCATTTCGAGAATGTCCGCGAACCCATTGCGTTGGCACTCGCCCAGGAGAAGGCCGTTACCGACCAGATCATCCAATTGGCGAGCACCGCCCGCGAAGAGGGCGACTACCTCGGCGAACAGTTCATGCAGTGGTTCCTCAAGGAACAGGTCGAGGAGGTCGCCAACATGACGACACTGCTCACCATTGCCGATCGCGCCGGGGCTAACCTGTTCGACCTCGAAGATTTCATCGCGCGGGAAATGAGCGGCCCGAGCGATACATCCGGCGCTCCTTCCGCTGCAGGCGGCACCGTCTAG
- a CDS encoding ferritin gives MPDTDVAEPFPNLLRAQIRHGFTAAQQYLAAAVYLDSNRLPQLAEYCYGKSGENRAHALRIVQYLLDRDLDVRVEGLNEVQSTFESPRTAIAHLLESERTTAAQITALADAARTSGDYLGERFIQWFLKEQVADVAGMTTLLTIVDRAAGDLFDVEDFISRELRTTPRADVAAPKMAGAAKN, from the coding sequence ATGCCAGACACCGACGTCGCCGAGCCGTTCCCCAACCTGCTGCGCGCACAGATCCGTCATGGCTTCACCGCCGCCCAGCAATACCTTGCCGCCGCGGTGTATCTCGATTCGAATCGCCTGCCGCAGTTGGCCGAATACTGCTACGGCAAGTCCGGTGAGAACCGTGCACATGCGCTGCGCATAGTGCAGTATCTGCTCGATCGGGACCTGGATGTCCGGGTCGAGGGTTTAAACGAGGTGCAGTCCACCTTCGAGTCGCCTCGTACCGCGATCGCTCATCTGCTGGAGTCGGAGCGGACCACCGCAGCGCAGATCACCGCGCTCGCCGATGCGGCCCGCACGTCCGGTGACTACCTCGGTGAGCGGTTCATCCAATGGTTCCTCAAGGAACAGGTGGCGGACGTTGCGGGGATGACCACCTTGTTGACGATCGTCGACCGTGCCGCAGGCGATCTGTTCGACGTCGAGGATTTCATCTCACGCGAACTGCGGACTACCCCGCGCGCCGATGTCGCAGCGCCGAAAATGGCAGGGGCCGCAAAGAATTAA
- a CDS encoding LCP family protein has translation MHRDGPPNYAPPRAYSQVPPDQGARRTPPPPMEKPRPAPTHQPTQQPVPYHEPAPQQSQRPRQYRTPPPPPPAAPPSRRDREPQPPRRRRKLHLFRWSLVLLVVLVLAAIGAVIKLDNSLNRIDALANYADRVGDTPGTNWLLVGSDGRAGLSPEQERELATGGEVGPERTDTIMLVHVPKSGPTTLVSLPRDSYVGIPGYGKDKLNAAFAFGGPQLLVQTVEIATGVRIDHYAQIGFGGFAGVVDTLDGIDVCVPQPIDDPLAGIDLPAGCQRLTGPEALGFVRSRATALADLDRMNNQRLFMAALLKKATSTATLANPFKLWPLASDTAKSLKVDNGDHIWNLGQLGWALRGATVATTVPVGGFSDTDSGNVLLWDKNKAGRFFDALAKDQPVPDDLLTR, from the coding sequence ATGCACCGCGACGGACCGCCGAACTACGCACCACCCCGGGCTTATTCCCAGGTCCCGCCCGACCAGGGAGCCCGGCGCACACCGCCACCGCCCATGGAGAAACCTCGACCGGCACCGACGCACCAGCCGACACAGCAACCGGTCCCCTATCACGAGCCCGCGCCACAACAGTCCCAGCGGCCCCGCCAATACCGGACACCGCCCCCGCCTCCGCCGGCCGCGCCGCCATCGCGGCGGGATCGCGAACCCCAACCTCCGCGGCGACGCCGCAAGCTGCATCTGTTCCGTTGGTCTCTCGTCCTGCTCGTGGTGCTCGTGCTCGCCGCGATCGGCGCGGTCATCAAGCTGGACAATTCGCTGAACCGGATCGACGCACTGGCGAACTACGCCGATCGCGTAGGCGACACACCTGGCACCAACTGGCTGCTCGTCGGTTCCGACGGTCGCGCGGGCCTGTCGCCCGAACAGGAGCGGGAGTTGGCCACCGGCGGCGAGGTCGGACCGGAACGCACCGACACCATCATGTTGGTGCACGTTCCGAAATCGGGGCCGACCACATTGGTCAGCCTGCCGCGCGATTCCTATGTCGGCATCCCCGGCTACGGCAAAGACAAGCTCAATGCCGCCTTCGCGTTCGGTGGCCCGCAACTGCTGGTGCAGACCGTCGAGATCGCGACCGGTGTGCGGATCGACCACTACGCGCAGATCGGCTTCGGCGGCTTCGCAGGCGTCGTCGACACCCTCGACGGCATCGACGTCTGCGTACCGCAGCCCATCGACGACCCGCTCGCAGGCATCGACCTGCCCGCGGGCTGCCAGCGACTCACCGGCCCGGAGGCACTCGGCTTTGTGCGCAGCCGCGCGACCGCGCTCGCCGATCTCGACCGAATGAACAACCAGCGGCTGTTCATGGCGGCGCTGTTGAAGAAGGCGACCAGCACCGCCACCCTGGCCAACCCGTTCAAGCTGTGGCCACTCGCCAGCGACACCGCCAAATCCTTGAAGGTCGACAACGGTGATCACATCTGGAACCTGGGGCAGCTGGGCTGGGCACTGCGCGGCGCCACGGTGGCGACCACCGTCCCGGTCGGCGGCTTCAGCGACACCGACAGCGGAAACGTGCTGCTGTGGGACAAGAACAAGGCGGGCAGGTTTTTCGATGCGCTGGCCAAGGACCAACCCGTACCGGACGACCTGCTGACGAGGTAG
- a CDS encoding CPBP family intramembrane glutamic endopeptidase, which translates to MCAAESVPTWDRLEPADRERFAVRLEIAVVLVVTFGLSGLNAALSLIESALSPGGVGGRTVALNPSRATQSTIDLLFQLLGVLRLAGWAALGLYLLWRSGIGPRVIGLARLRWRSDVLPGLALAAIIGLPGLGLYLTAHALGVSVTIVPSSLGDHWWRLSALILSACANAAAEEILVVAYLITRLRKLGWSENSSLLASALLRGSYHLYQGLGGGIGNLVMGVIFGRFWQRTNRLWPLILAHATIDAVAYIGYTILRGHVSWLP; encoded by the coding sequence ATGTGCGCTGCTGAATCGGTTCCCACCTGGGACAGGCTTGAGCCGGCGGATCGGGAGCGATTCGCCGTCCGGCTCGAGATCGCGGTCGTTCTGGTCGTCACCTTCGGGCTGAGCGGGCTCAACGCCGCGCTGTCGCTGATCGAGAGCGCGCTCTCACCCGGCGGGGTCGGCGGTCGGACTGTCGCGCTGAATCCGTCGCGCGCGACCCAGTCGACGATCGATCTGCTGTTTCAGCTGCTCGGGGTGTTACGCCTGGCCGGGTGGGCGGCACTGGGCCTATACCTGTTGTGGCGCAGCGGTATCGGACCGCGGGTGATCGGACTCGCGCGGCTGCGGTGGCGTTCGGACGTACTGCCCGGGCTCGCACTCGCGGCCATCATCGGGCTGCCCGGACTCGGCCTGTATCTGACCGCGCACGCACTCGGCGTCAGCGTCACCATCGTGCCGAGCTCGCTCGGCGACCACTGGTGGCGGCTGTCGGCCCTCATCCTTTCCGCCTGCGCGAACGCGGCGGCCGAGGAGATCCTGGTGGTCGCGTATCTGATCACCAGGCTGCGCAAACTCGGCTGGTCGGAGAACTCGTCGCTGCTGGCCTCGGCGCTGCTGCGCGGCAGCTACCACCTGTATCAAGGCTTGGGCGGCGGCATCGGAAATCTGGTGATGGGCGTGATCTTCGGCCGCTTCTGGCAGCGCACCAATCGCCTGTGGCCGCTGATTCTGGCGCACGCCACAATCGACGCGGTGGCCTACATCGGCTACACGATCTTGCGCGGGCACGTTTCCTGGTTGCCGTAA
- a CDS encoding DUF2470 domain-containing protein, protein MPNPTVAPSTAERVRNACAHAEQAVLAMPGIDPTPVSVHHLRECGDVVIAVPTASMATVLAANSGAAGAAAVLELTDHSPLTLREPVRALVWLRGWVRTVPNQAQRALASQVAEDHPHPGLLDVGYTATLLRVVINSAVLADSTGAESVCVDELRHAEPDPFCALESAWLQHMDADHADVVAQLARHLPPRLQRGSVHPLAIDRYGLTLRIEGTDGDHDFRLPFNSPAEDIDSLSRAVRTLAGCPFLNGLRRI, encoded by the coding sequence ATGCCGAACCCGACCGTCGCACCATCCACCGCCGAGCGGGTTCGCAACGCGTGCGCGCATGCGGAGCAGGCGGTACTCGCGATGCCGGGCATCGATCCGACCCCGGTTTCGGTACATCACCTGCGGGAGTGCGGTGATGTGGTGATCGCGGTGCCGACCGCGTCCATGGCCACCGTGCTCGCCGCGAATTCCGGCGCTGCCGGCGCGGCGGCGGTATTGGAGCTCACCGATCACTCGCCGCTGACATTGCGGGAGCCGGTGCGGGCACTGGTATGGCTGCGCGGCTGGGTGCGCACCGTGCCCAATCAGGCGCAACGTGCACTGGCCTCCCAGGTGGCCGAAGACCATCCGCATCCCGGACTGCTGGATGTCGGATACACCGCGACCCTGCTGCGGGTGGTGATCAACTCTGCGGTGCTGGCCGACTCGACCGGCGCCGAATCCGTCTGCGTCGACGAACTCCGCCACGCCGAGCCCGACCCGTTCTGCGCGCTCGAGTCCGCATGGCTGCAGCACATGGACGCCGACCACGCGGATGTCGTCGCCCAACTCGCCCGCCACCTGCCGCCCCGCCTGCAGCGCGGCTCGGTACACCCGCTCGCCATCGACCGATACGGCCTCACCCTGCGCATCGAGGGCACCGACGGCGACCACGACTTCCGCTTGCCCTTCAACAGCCCTGCCGAAGACATCGATTCCCTGAGCCGCGCCGTCCGCACGCTCGCGGGCTGCCCCTTCCTCAACGGGTTGCGGCGCATCTGA
- the pheA gene encoding prephenate dehydratase: protein MPRIAYFGPSGTFTEMALAKLESSEAFDGPVERVAAPSQGAALDLIRSGDVDGAVVPIESSVEGSISATLDSLAIGPRLQIVAETELEVTFTILAKSGTRLADVRTLAAYPVAAAQVRVWVSRNLPNAQPYTSASNAAAAEDVAAGHADAAVSTALAGERLGLTAVASGVADHEHAITRFVLVTKPRVAPRATGADRTSIVLELSNEPGSLMRAFAEFATRGIDLTRIESRPTRTGFGTYRFYLDCVGHIDDAAVAEALKALHRTARIRFLGSWAATSATGTPPPSDEAAAEWLTQLRKGVADL, encoded by the coding sequence GTGCCGCGAATCGCGTACTTCGGTCCGTCCGGAACCTTCACCGAGATGGCCCTTGCCAAGCTCGAATCCTCGGAGGCCTTCGACGGGCCGGTCGAGCGGGTCGCCGCGCCGAGCCAAGGGGCCGCGCTGGACCTCATTCGGTCCGGTGATGTCGACGGTGCGGTTGTGCCGATCGAGAGCTCCGTCGAAGGATCCATCTCGGCGACCTTGGATTCGCTCGCGATCGGCCCGCGACTGCAGATCGTCGCCGAGACCGAGTTGGAAGTGACCTTCACAATTCTCGCCAAATCGGGCACCCGGCTCGCCGATGTGCGGACACTGGCCGCCTATCCGGTTGCTGCGGCGCAGGTGCGCGTGTGGGTCTCGCGCAACCTGCCGAACGCGCAGCCGTACACCTCGGCATCGAACGCCGCCGCCGCCGAGGACGTGGCTGCCGGTCATGCCGACGCCGCGGTCTCCACCGCACTGGCGGGTGAGCGCCTCGGGCTGACGGCAGTGGCTTCGGGCGTGGCCGACCATGAACACGCGATCACCCGGTTCGTCCTGGTCACCAAGCCTCGCGTGGCGCCGCGCGCGACCGGCGCGGATCGCACGTCGATCGTGCTGGAACTGTCCAACGAGCCGGGTTCGTTGATGCGCGCGTTTGCCGAATTCGCCACTCGCGGTATCGATCTGACCAGAATCGAATCCCGCCCCACCCGGACGGGCTTCGGCACCTATCGCTTCTATCTCGACTGCGTCGGGCACATCGATGACGCGGCGGTGGCGGAGGCGCTCAAGGCGCTGCACCGCACCGCGCGGATCAGGTTCCTCGGTTCGTGGGCCGCGACATCGGCGACGGGGACCCCGCCGCCGTCGGATGAGGCGGCCGCAGAATGGCTGACCCAGCTGAGAAAGGGGGTGGCGGATCTATGA